CGGGCCGCAACGTTTCGTGTCCACGGGTTTGGACCCTGTCTGGGCGGTGAACGCGGAGGGGAAGGGGGCGGATCAGAACTCGTAGCGCAGACGCAGGCCACCGCCCGGCGCGCCGCCCACGTCGAGACGCTTGATGCGCGAGCCGCTCCCCCGGTAGATGGACATGGTTCCGGGCAGGGAATAGAGGGCCCCCAGGCTCACGGACAGTCCGTCCAGGGGCCGCAGGTCAAGCCACAGGCCGCCCTGGGGCGACAGCATGGACACGTAGCCGTCCGGGGCCACGGGATTGTCGCTTGCGAGACCGTAAAATCCGGCGTCCAGGCTTCCGGTCAGGCGTAGCGACCACCACTGGCCGCCGCGCCAAGTGATCTCCGTGCGGGGAAAGCCCAGGTCGGCCGCAAACGCCCCCCCGGCGTCGTAACGGAACCCGAGCATGGCTGCGGGCTGGATCTCCACTTTGTTTATGGACGCGCCGCCGCCAAGGGTCATGGTCCAACTGCCGCCCAGGGGGAAGGCCAGGCCCGCCAACGCCGTGCCCTCGTATCCCCGGCCGGGGTCGCGCTCGAAGCCCAGGCTTCCCCTGAGTCCCGCAACCCCGGTGACGTTTCCCCACAAATCCCCCCTGACGGTGACCCCGGCCTCCAGCCGGTGCAGATGCTCAAAGGGCCTGCGCCCGGCGAAAGGCAGGTTCGCGGTCTTGGTGAACTGGTAGTGGCTGCCCACGTATCCCGCGTCGAAGCCGAAATGTTTTGTATCGTACGACGCCTTGAACTCGTCGCGCCAGACGGCCATGCCCGCGCCCGAGACATCGGCCGGGGCCATGGCGCTTCCTGCGGCCTCCAGGCCCAGGCCGGACGAGGCCGCGTCGCGTTCATCCCGCCTGCGCATGGCCGACAGGGCAGCTTCCTCTTCGCCCACAGGGCCCTGGGCGGCCATGGACTCTCCCACGACAACCAGAATCAACGTCACAGCCAATAGCCCCAGACCAACGATCCATGACCATGCGTCTTGCGAAATGCTCATGAACGTCGGTTCCTTGCACTGATGCTTCCCGCGCGGCATATCCGTACTCCTTTGGGTTGTTTCCCATCCGTTCCCGGCCTGGATCGGTCTCCCGGCTGGATGGGCGATGCGCTGTCCCTGATAAGTCACCAGTCGGTGACTTTGCCTCGAAAAAAAATTACGGGGCGGCCGCCACGCTGCGGATGATTTTTTCCAGCATGGCCTCCAGGCGCTCCCAGGTGGCTGGGTCGTCAAGCGGCAGGCCGACGAATGTTTTTTCCGTCCGGGAGCGGACGGCCAAATGATTGATGGCCGCGCCCAGGAAGGCGTACAGGGCCGACATGTCCAGGGAGGGCGGCACGTCGCCACTTTCCACAAGCCGCATCAGCCGGTTCCCGCCGACTTCCCTGGCAGAGTCCAGGGCGTCGGTGAGTTCGTTTTGCTCCATGAACCGCCAGGCCAGGATTTCCAGGGTGAGCGGGCGGCGCAGCAGGCGTCTCAGGTAGTTGCGCGAGACGAGCACCAGGCGTTCGGCAAAGGGCAGGGCGGCCAGGGCGGCAACATCGCCACCAGCCAAATCCTCGACATCGGGCCAGAAGTCGCCGCTGTGGGCGAAGGCCGCCACAAGGCCGGGCAGTCCGCCGAAGTAGCGGTAGATGAGCACCTTGTCGACGCCCGCCTCCCGGGCCACGACATTGACCTTGACCGACCGGAACCCCTGCCGGGCCAACACCCGGCCGACCGCATCCACTAGAAGGCGCATGGTGGCCTCGCGGTCCCTGGGGCGCTCGGCCTGGCTGTTCCGTTTTGCGCTGTCCATGCGGGGATGTTTGTCACCAATCAGTGACTTCGTCAAGCACGATGTGTCCCTGCTCTGAAAGTCGCCCCTGGCCGAAGATTCCGCCACACCCGAAAACGGGGGTCCGGGGGGATGTGCAACCGGGAACATCGCTGACACTTTGGACCGGGTACATCCCTGACACTTTTACCCGATCAAGCGCCTCACCGGGACCACATGTTTCGGCTCTTCGGAGATCAATCCCCCGATGAGAATATCCCCGGCGTACACCAGCCATCTACCGTCATAATTCTGGATCAGCCCGATTCGATTTCTCCCGTAGGCCTCCCCGATAAATACCTGGCCGCCTTTCCAGTTGAACATCCCATCGCTACGAACAAAGCGACTTTCGAAGTATGGCGGATAGCTGAACTGTGGAGCCTCACGGGGAAAAGAACGCAAAGACCGACGATATATCGAACTTGGCGTCTTCTGCCCTAACGCCTCATGTGGGCGCTCATAATTGAACCGGTGCCGCCAACTATCAAACTTCTTTTGCTGTTCTGAAAGACTATCCTGTGGCGGCATTGTTGACTCAAGCTTCAACGTTTTATGCATTCGCTCGTGGCTACCGTTTTGCTCCGGCTTCCCTGGCTCTATGAAATCAACGATGATGCCTAATTGAATCCACCAAACACTAAGTTGTGTAAATCCACCTATCCCGCTGGAGCCGAAAGGCGTCCCGTTGTCCACTCGGATTGCCTGAGGCAACCCATAGTCACAAAATACGTTTTCCATGGCCGATTTTGTATTTTCGAGTGTCTGGCGAGCATATCCCTTGCATGCCAGAACATACCTACTGTGCATGTCTGTTATCGTTAGTGGATAGCATATACTCCTGTCGCCAAGTCGGAACCATCCTTTATAATCAATAGCCCAGACGTCATTCGTATCTTGAGGAGACAACAAATCATACCGTCGCAAACGTCCAGCAGACTTGCGCCGAATTTTTCTCGATT
Above is a genomic segment from Desulfolutivibrio sulfodismutans DSM 3696 containing:
- a CDS encoding TetR/AcrR family transcriptional regulator, with the translated sequence MDSAKRNSQAERPRDREATMRLLVDAVGRVLARQGFRSVKVNVVAREAGVDKVLIYRYFGGLPGLVAAFAHSGDFWPDVEDLAGGDVAALAALPFAERLVLVSRNYLRRLLRRPLTLEILAWRFMEQNELTDALDSAREVGGNRLMRLVESGDVPPSLDMSALYAFLGAAINHLAVRSRTEKTFVGLPLDDPATWERLEAMLEKIIRSVAAAP
- a CDS encoding integrase core domain-containing protein; this translates as MPWKKVETMEERARFIVEAARRSEPFSEICQRFGISRETGYKWVRRFQDRGSVEEFSRAPRNCPHKTSDAIIEKILLLRETYPYWGPKKLSQLLFDKYGICDPPAPSTIGAILKRHGFISESRKIRRKSAGRLRRYDLLSPQDTNDVWAIDYKGWFRLGDRSICYPLTITDMHSRYVLACKGYARQTLENTKSAMENVFCDYGLPQAIRVDNGTPFGSSGIGGFTQLSVWWIQLGIIVDFIEPGKPEQNGSHERMHKTLKLESTMPPQDSLSEQQKKFDSWRHRFNYERPHEALGQKTPSSIYRRSLRSFPREAPQFSYPPYFESRFVRSDGMFNWKGGQVFIGEAYGRNRIGLIQNYDGRWLVYAGDILIGGLISEEPKHVVPVRRLIG